Proteins encoded together in one Rossellomorea sp. y25 window:
- a CDS encoding SDR family oxidoreductase: MDFGLKNKAVIVTASSKGLGKATALELAKEGAHVLISSRNEQELRSTAKEIIELSGNHQVYFATCDMTKPGDIQALVETAVNKLGGVDILVNNTGGPPAGGFQQFDDEDWQYAFELNLLSYIRTIREVIPHMKKNKGGRIVNIASSSTKQAIDGLILSNTFRTGIVGLSKSLSRELAQDHILINTVGPGRIATERVAQLDQLNADKQNVSHEEFKKQSEKAIPMGRYGEPEEFARAITFLVSDANTYLTGQSLVVDGGLVTAL, from the coding sequence ATGGATTTTGGCTTAAAAAATAAAGCAGTGATTGTCACTGCTTCCAGTAAAGGATTAGGAAAAGCAACGGCACTCGAGCTTGCAAAAGAAGGGGCTCACGTGCTTATTTCCAGCCGAAATGAACAAGAGCTTAGATCTACTGCAAAAGAAATCATTGAACTGTCCGGGAATCACCAAGTCTATTTTGCAACATGTGACATGACGAAACCAGGAGACATTCAAGCACTCGTTGAAACAGCGGTAAATAAACTTGGAGGAGTCGACATTCTCGTCAACAACACAGGAGGTCCACCTGCAGGGGGCTTCCAGCAATTCGATGATGAAGACTGGCAATATGCCTTTGAGCTTAACCTGCTCAGCTATATCCGGACCATCAGAGAGGTTATTCCCCATATGAAAAAGAATAAGGGCGGACGGATCGTCAATATCGCTTCTTCCTCCACGAAGCAGGCAATTGATGGTCTGATTCTATCCAACACCTTCAGAACAGGTATCGTCGGCTTATCGAAGAGCTTATCAAGGGAACTGGCCCAGGATCATATTCTTATCAACACGGTGGGTCCAGGTAGAATCGCAACAGAACGAGTGGCTCAGTTGGATCAATTAAACGCAGATAAACAAAATGTTTCTCATGAGGAATTTAAGAAGCAAAGTGAAAAAGCGATTCCGATGGGAAGGTACGGCGAGCCTGAAGAATTTGCCCGGGCCATTACCTTCTTAGTTTCAGACGCCAACACTTATTTAACCGGTCAATCCCTCGTCGTTGATGGCGGATTGGTTACCGCACTATAA
- a CDS encoding TRAP transporter permease produces the protein MMRKQKNTSVEELDREGNTRSQFPKVIGLFILVVAAGIALFHLYTSYAGALVDVKQRSIHLYGLMAIGFILYPIISKKKGHPVPFYDYILSGLSLFVGIYLLFSAERIIKMGGQINDTDFIVGILVIVLLLELTRRVTGWGLTLLALGFLIYGLYVKLAIYPELNSQITLTVTKKMISQLVYITEGILGTAIGVSASYIILFILFGAFLSRSGMGKLFNDLALAVAGHTKGGPAKVAVIASGFLGSINGSAVANVVTTGAFTIPLMKKIGYKKEFAGAVESAASVGGQILPPIMGAAAFIMAENLNIPYTKVILAGIIPALLFYIGILLQVHFRASKRGLHGVPKSELPSVKAVLAERGHLIIPMVILLYLLFSGKTPFYAAFWSILATIIISGSKQVLALSALLGVFFIFQPQVNGILSGEGIPPLKNGWWELLLIVVIPLVINLVRKTKNLEAEEIGLKDCVQALEEGAKTTIPVAVACGAVGIVVGIASLTGVALELANSIVGIGEMIDSPLLQLVITLLLTMVTSIVLGMGLPSIPTYIITSTMAAPILLQLPLFRELAGSTETAVFVAHMFVFYFGIFANITPPVALAAFAGAGISGGDPTKTGFQAMRLAIAGFIVPFMFVFSHEMLMVDASVTSILVLTVTSVIGVFLLSVSIEGFFKKKIPVSMRLISAVAAFLLIYPGWMTDIIGFTVFVFVLFWNYQGKGKPMNKEINIPN, from the coding sequence ATGATGAGAAAACAAAAGAACACATCTGTGGAAGAGTTGGATCGGGAGGGAAATACGAGAAGCCAGTTCCCCAAGGTGATCGGTTTATTTATTTTAGTAGTGGCAGCCGGGATTGCACTCTTCCACTTATACACGTCTTATGCAGGTGCATTAGTCGATGTAAAGCAGCGAAGCATCCACTTATATGGCTTAATGGCGATTGGATTTATCCTGTACCCTATTATTAGTAAAAAGAAAGGCCACCCTGTTCCATTTTATGACTATATCTTAAGCGGGTTGTCCTTATTCGTTGGTATTTATCTGTTATTCAGTGCGGAGCGCATCATTAAAATGGGGGGACAAATCAACGATACCGATTTCATCGTCGGGATACTCGTCATTGTCCTTCTTCTCGAACTGACAAGGCGTGTGACCGGATGGGGCTTGACCCTTCTTGCCCTTGGATTTTTAATCTATGGTCTCTATGTAAAGCTGGCCATCTATCCGGAATTGAATTCTCAAATCACATTGACTGTGACAAAGAAAATGATTTCCCAGCTTGTTTACATTACGGAGGGGATCCTTGGTACAGCGATCGGCGTCTCGGCAAGCTACATCATTCTCTTTATCTTGTTTGGAGCATTCCTTAGCCGCTCCGGCATGGGGAAATTATTCAATGACCTTGCACTGGCAGTCGCTGGTCATACAAAAGGCGGGCCTGCTAAAGTTGCCGTTATCGCCAGTGGATTTCTCGGTTCCATTAATGGTTCGGCTGTTGCCAATGTCGTGACAACAGGGGCTTTCACCATTCCATTGATGAAAAAAATCGGCTATAAGAAAGAATTTGCAGGAGCGGTTGAATCAGCGGCAAGTGTCGGTGGGCAGATCCTCCCTCCCATCATGGGTGCAGCCGCCTTCATTATGGCAGAGAATCTGAATATTCCTTATACCAAAGTGATCTTGGCAGGTATCATCCCAGCACTGCTATTCTACATCGGTATCCTGCTTCAGGTGCACTTTAGAGCTTCCAAACGCGGATTGCATGGGGTACCGAAATCAGAACTTCCATCCGTGAAAGCCGTTTTGGCCGAACGGGGACATTTGATCATCCCGATGGTGATTCTCCTGTACTTATTATTCTCAGGAAAAACACCGTTCTACGCTGCGTTCTGGTCGATTTTGGCAACGATTATCATTTCTGGTTCGAAGCAGGTCCTGGCGTTATCAGCCCTTCTCGGAGTATTTTTCATTTTCCAACCACAGGTCAATGGCATCCTTTCAGGAGAAGGCATCCCTCCCCTCAAAAACGGATGGTGGGAACTCCTGTTGATTGTGGTAATTCCATTAGTCATCAATCTCGTTAGGAAAACCAAAAACCTGGAAGCCGAAGAAATAGGCTTAAAGGATTGCGTACAAGCATTGGAAGAAGGAGCGAAAACGACGATTCCGGTTGCAGTCGCCTGTGGTGCTGTTGGAATCGTCGTCGGAATTGCTTCACTCACTGGAGTTGCACTGGAGCTCGCAAACAGTATTGTCGGTATTGGTGAAATGATTGACAGCCCGCTCCTTCAGCTCGTTATTACATTACTGCTGACAATGGTCACTTCCATCGTGCTGGGAATGGGCTTACCAAGTATCCCAACCTATATCATCACGAGTACGATGGCAGCACCTATCCTTTTACAGCTGCCATTGTTCCGTGAATTGGCCGGATCGACGGAAACGGCCGTGTTTGTTGCTCACATGTTCGTGTTCTACTTTGGAATCTTTGCGAATATCACCCCGCCTGTCGCCCTGGCAGCGTTTGCCGGAGCAGGCATCAGTGGCGGTGACCCGACTAAGACCGGATTCCAGGCGATGAGACTTGCGATTGCAGGGTTTATCGTGCCGTTTATGTTTGTGTTTTCCCATGAAATGCTGATGGTTGATGCATCTGTTACGAGTATTCTTGTCCTGACCGTTACATCTGTTATCGGAGTGTTCCTGTTGTCGGTTTCCATCGAGGGTTTTTTCAAGAAGAAAATCCCTGTCAGTATGCGCTTGATAAGTGCAGTAGCCGCTTTTCTCCTGATCTATCCTGGCTGGATGACGGATATCATTGGCTTCACCGTCTTCGTCTTTGTTCTGTTTTGGAATTACCAAGGAAAGGGTAAACCGATGAATAAGGAGATCAATATTCCCAATTAA
- a CDS encoding TAXI family TRAP transporter solute-binding subunit, translating to MKKLKWISMVAIISLLLAACGSDGASGDDSSSGDDSSSQSIVFGTGGTSGAYYAIGGSLKPIFEESDSIGNVTVESTGASVANIQNITDGLNQMAIVMSDVAYDAVEGKGQFEGNKVEVQALAGMYQNVVQVVAMSDSGIKSIEDLKGKKVGVGQVGSGVEQSAKKVLEAAGLTYDDLEKVTHTGYADSVQEMKNGTLDAAFFTSGVPNSNITDLMQQNDVSFVEIKGDLADKLMEKYPFYKTFTIESGDEAKYNLDSKVETVGIQNMLIVSKDVSEDTVYDLTKRYYDYLGTDAVAVAPLKEVNRDEMAKGLITPLHPGAKKFYEEKGLLE from the coding sequence ATGAAAAAATTAAAATGGATTTCGATGGTAGCCATCATTTCATTATTATTGGCGGCATGTGGCAGTGATGGTGCAAGCGGAGACGATTCAAGCAGTGGCGATGACTCTTCCAGCCAATCAATCGTATTTGGGACAGGTGGAACGTCCGGTGCTTATTATGCGATTGGCGGATCACTTAAACCAATTTTCGAGGAAAGTGATTCGATCGGGAATGTAACAGTAGAATCGACAGGAGCTTCTGTAGCCAATATCCAGAACATTACAGACGGTCTAAATCAAATGGCGATTGTCATGAGTGATGTTGCTTATGATGCAGTAGAAGGAAAAGGACAGTTCGAAGGCAATAAAGTAGAGGTTCAGGCGCTTGCGGGCATGTACCAAAACGTTGTACAGGTAGTCGCTATGTCTGATAGCGGAATTAAGAGTATTGAAGATTTAAAGGGTAAGAAAGTGGGAGTCGGCCAGGTAGGTTCCGGCGTGGAACAGAGCGCTAAGAAAGTATTGGAAGCGGCCGGCTTAACGTATGATGACCTTGAAAAAGTCACTCACACAGGGTACGCGGATTCAGTACAGGAAATGAAAAATGGCACACTTGACGCTGCATTTTTCACTTCAGGTGTACCGAACAGCAATATTACAGACCTTATGCAGCAAAATGATGTATCGTTTGTTGAAATCAAAGGAGATCTTGCTGATAAGCTAATGGAGAAATATCCGTTCTATAAAACATTTACGATTGAGTCAGGAGACGAGGCAAAATATAATCTGGATTCAAAAGTTGAAACCGTCGGGATTCAAAATATGCTGATTGTATCGAAGGATGTAAGTGAAGACACAGTATACGACTTAACAAAACGTTATTACGACTACTTAGGAACAGACGCAGTTGCGGTTGCACCGCTTAAAGAAGTCAACCGGGATGAAATGGCGAAGGGTCTCATAACTCCCCTGCACCCGGGAGCGAAGAAGTTTTATGAAGAAAAAGGATTACTGGAATAA
- a CDS encoding DUF1850 domain-containing protein produces MRKRFLGASALLLLTLLAIVPMNTIILSYENKNIVVQPVFNQKEVSIRWTHSVEKEDWEEFFHIKDTTITLTSTRFKTFGAGVPDHAGEDTYIKDGWVYMTNIHQSIGDSLRFQTGKNTNHRISFNERTLVLDSQRSYQLSVRSVPMYQLIYMIVND; encoded by the coding sequence ATGAGAAAAAGATTTCTGGGCGCCTCTGCCCTTCTCCTTCTTACCCTTCTCGCCATTGTCCCGATGAACACGATCATCTTATCCTATGAGAATAAAAATATAGTCGTGCAGCCTGTTTTCAACCAAAAGGAAGTATCCATCCGCTGGACACATTCTGTTGAAAAAGAAGATTGGGAAGAATTTTTTCACATTAAAGATACTACCATCACCTTGACCTCCACCCGTTTCAAAACGTTTGGTGCCGGTGTTCCGGACCATGCAGGCGAAGACACATATATTAAAGACGGATGGGTGTATATGACGAATATCCATCAATCGATTGGAGACTCATTGCGCTTCCAGACAGGTAAGAATACGAATCATCGAATTTCATTCAATGAACGAACTCTAGTACTCGATTCTCAGCGGTCCTACCAATTATCGGTGAGGTCCGTCCCTATGTATCAACTGATTTATATGATTGTTAATGATTAA
- a CDS encoding penicillin-binding transpeptidase domain-containing protein, protein MYRKVMLFCLLVASLLVAGCQEKPKPDDRLQEYVDLWNKEKFDHMFDGYLNTSTQDSFKKADFVTRYKDIYEDLEVKDVKVSFEKPEKEVDWDKETKAGFPLTISFNTLAGQVSYDKEITLTKEKQGEDENWFVEWEPSFILPELEKGDKVGVESITAKRGDILDRNQQPLAMNGEAFELGIVPKEFNESDLKKLSSLLDMSAESIQGKLDQSWVKPEFFVPIKKIALTERPLALEVIELGGLYSKRVPAREYPYGEAAAHLTGYIGKLTAEKLEKLKGEGYTAQSLMGLSGAEEVYEDQLRGKDGQRIYLKKEESEEVVTVAEQPVEDGKNITLTIDAEMQKKLYEQMKSETGTAAALNPQTGEALALVSTPAYNPNELVLGISSEKYKKLADDPKKPFRNRFPIAYSPGSTMKGITASVGLKSGKLDPNKIYDIKGKKWQKDDSWGNYKVVRVFDNDSKVDLESALKFSDNIYFARVGLEMGAETFIAGLKDFGFGEEIPSSYPIYKSQISNDGTISKEVQLADSAFGQGEVLMSIVHLASAYGGIINDGKMMKPRLLMDEEHEVWKENLLTKEQADMLKTDLRKVVTEGIAGKASVKGKAIAGKTGTAEIKSEQGTTGTENGLFVSYDQNDPTMLLAMLLEDVEDAGGSTHTVEVTKRFYDSW, encoded by the coding sequence ATGTATAGAAAAGTCATGCTGTTTTGTCTCTTAGTTGCTAGCCTGTTGGTCGCCGGATGTCAAGAAAAGCCTAAGCCTGATGATCGCTTGCAGGAATACGTCGATCTTTGGAATAAAGAAAAGTTCGATCATATGTTTGACGGGTATCTAAACACTTCCACTCAAGATTCGTTCAAAAAAGCAGATTTCGTCACGAGATACAAGGACATCTATGAAGATTTAGAAGTGAAGGATGTAAAGGTATCTTTTGAAAAGCCGGAAAAAGAAGTGGACTGGGACAAAGAAACAAAAGCGGGATTTCCTTTGACTATTTCGTTCAATACTTTGGCTGGTCAGGTTTCCTATGATAAAGAAATCACTTTAACAAAAGAAAAACAGGGTGAAGATGAAAATTGGTTTGTAGAATGGGAGCCTTCTTTTATCCTGCCGGAATTGGAAAAGGGAGATAAAGTAGGCGTAGAAAGTATTACCGCCAAGCGTGGAGATATACTTGACAGGAATCAACAGCCCCTTGCGATGAATGGAGAAGCATTTGAACTGGGGATCGTACCGAAAGAGTTTAACGAGAGTGACTTAAAGAAGCTTTCATCCCTGCTCGATATGTCAGCGGAATCCATACAGGGTAAGCTTGATCAGAGCTGGGTGAAACCGGAATTTTTTGTGCCGATTAAAAAGATCGCCCTTACTGAGCGACCTTTAGCTCTGGAAGTTATAGAATTAGGCGGTCTGTACTCTAAGCGGGTGCCTGCAAGAGAATACCCATACGGAGAAGCTGCCGCCCACCTGACCGGATATATTGGAAAGCTGACTGCAGAAAAGCTGGAGAAACTAAAAGGTGAAGGCTATACAGCTCAGTCATTAATGGGTCTCAGCGGTGCTGAAGAAGTATATGAAGATCAGTTGCGAGGAAAAGATGGACAGCGGATTTATTTAAAAAAAGAAGAATCTGAAGAAGTAGTCACCGTTGCAGAACAACCGGTGGAAGATGGCAAAAACATCACCTTGACCATCGATGCCGAAATGCAAAAGAAGCTTTATGAACAGATGAAGAGTGAAACAGGAACAGCTGCCGCTCTTAATCCGCAAACAGGTGAAGCACTGGCCCTTGTCAGCACACCTGCTTATAATCCAAATGAGCTTGTACTGGGAATATCTTCTGAGAAGTATAAGAAACTTGCGGATGACCCGAAAAAGCCATTCCGTAATCGTTTCCCTATTGCTTATTCTCCCGGTTCAACCATGAAGGGGATCACCGCTTCCGTTGGATTGAAATCCGGAAAGTTAGATCCAAATAAAATCTATGATATTAAGGGGAAGAAGTGGCAAAAGGATGATTCTTGGGGAAATTACAAGGTCGTCCGTGTATTTGACAATGACAGTAAGGTTGACTTAGAAAGTGCGTTGAAATTCTCGGATAATATTTATTTCGCAAGAGTCGGGTTGGAGATGGGGGCAGAAACCTTTATCGCCGGTTTGAAAGACTTTGGTTTTGGTGAGGAGATCCCATCTTCCTATCCGATTTACAAATCACAGATTTCAAATGACGGAACAATCTCCAAAGAGGTCCAACTGGCCGATTCAGCCTTTGGTCAAGGTGAAGTTCTCATGAGTATCGTACATCTTGCCAGCGCCTATGGCGGCATCATCAATGATGGAAAAATGATGAAACCGAGGCTTCTAATGGATGAAGAACATGAGGTTTGGAAGGAAAACTTACTGACGAAAGAACAAGCTGACATGCTGAAAACAGATTTGCGAAAAGTTGTCACGGAAGGAATTGCCGGAAAAGCGAGTGTAAAAGGGAAAGCAATCGCCGGTAAAACCGGTACGGCAGAAATCAAATCTGAACAGGGGACAACCGGGACTGAAAATGGATTATTTGTATCCTATGATCAAAATGACCCGACGATGCTCCTTGCCATGCTTCTTGAAGATGTAGAAGATGCGGGAGGTAGTACGCATACGGTAGAAGTGACGAAGAGATTTTATGATAGCTGGTGA
- a CDS encoding sensor histidine kinase — protein MNRKQMPIRWKMTILSFGVVLFALIIGFIIFVGKAIEMKKEELGNQALITARTVANLPTVQSHLEDSGGWGEIQPIVENIRTVNGSDYIVVLNMNRIRYSHPSDEQLGIISAGKDEGPAFAEHSYVTTAKGEIGTAVRGFVPIMNDQHQQIGVVIVGILLPSTLDIIRNLQNELIIIGAITLLFGIIGSWLLARQIKKDTFHLEPHEIGKLLVERTATFQAMNEGIIAIDNQKRITVFNEKAKDILVLNGDPTGKSIQEVLPSSKLPDVLHKKEPIYHEEMRLENKIVLSSRVPILVNGDIVGAVAVFQDRTEMTQLAEELTGVKEFVEALRVQNHEHQNKLHTVAGLIQLEEGEKALDYIFLSSQEEENLTTSLTRQIKLDSLTGLLLGKIRRGNEMGIEVKIDPDSYLSFLPPLLDEHDFVIILGNLIENSFYALKDSEEYTKVIHVYLKEDLDTFHIEIEDNGAGMTKEQLPHLFQKGYTTKGKNGSGIGLYLIHSIIEKADGHIKVESTPGEGTLFQLTFPMNGGNNHEGTD, from the coding sequence ATGAATCGAAAACAAATGCCCATCCGTTGGAAAATGACGATATTATCCTTTGGTGTAGTCCTGTTTGCGCTAATCATTGGATTTATTATATTTGTAGGAAAAGCGATTGAAATGAAGAAAGAAGAGTTAGGAAACCAGGCACTTATTACAGCTAGAACAGTAGCGAATCTTCCAACTGTACAAAGCCATCTCGAGGATTCCGGAGGATGGGGTGAAATCCAGCCCATTGTAGAAAATATCAGGACTGTAAATGGCTCTGACTATATCGTCGTCCTCAATATGAACCGGATCCGTTACTCACACCCGTCTGATGAGCAGCTTGGGATCATTTCTGCCGGAAAGGATGAAGGTCCTGCTTTTGCCGAGCATAGTTATGTGACGACAGCTAAGGGGGAAATCGGTACGGCGGTCAGGGGGTTCGTTCCGATCATGAACGATCAGCACCAACAAATAGGTGTGGTCATTGTAGGCATCCTGCTCCCTTCTACACTCGATATAATAAGGAATCTCCAAAATGAACTCATCATTATAGGTGCCATCACTCTCCTGTTCGGCATCATTGGTTCTTGGTTACTGGCAAGACAAATAAAGAAAGATACCTTTCACCTGGAACCTCATGAAATTGGAAAACTTCTGGTGGAAAGGACCGCTACTTTTCAAGCCATGAATGAAGGGATCATTGCCATTGATAATCAAAAAAGGATCACCGTCTTTAATGAGAAAGCCAAAGATATATTGGTGTTAAATGGAGATCCAACCGGAAAATCCATTCAAGAGGTACTTCCTTCTTCAAAATTACCGGACGTGTTACACAAGAAGGAACCGATTTATCATGAGGAAATGAGATTAGAGAATAAGATCGTATTAAGCTCCAGGGTTCCTATTCTGGTAAACGGGGACATTGTCGGAGCCGTCGCCGTGTTTCAGGATCGAACGGAGATGACTCAACTGGCAGAAGAGCTGACTGGAGTGAAAGAATTCGTTGAGGCATTGAGGGTCCAAAATCACGAACACCAGAATAAATTACATACCGTTGCCGGTCTGATTCAATTAGAAGAAGGAGAGAAAGCTCTCGATTATATCTTTCTATCCTCTCAAGAAGAGGAAAATCTCACCACCTCCCTGACACGGCAGATCAAGCTTGATAGTTTGACAGGATTACTATTAGGCAAGATCAGGAGAGGAAATGAAATGGGGATAGAAGTAAAGATCGATCCCGATAGCTATCTATCATTCCTTCCCCCTCTTCTGGATGAACATGATTTTGTCATTATCTTAGGTAACCTGATTGAAAATAGCTTTTATGCCCTAAAAGATTCTGAAGAATATACCAAGGTCATTCATGTCTATTTAAAAGAAGATCTGGACACTTTTCATATTGAAATAGAAGATAATGGAGCAGGAATGACGAAAGAACAGCTTCCCCACTTATTTCAAAAAGGATACACTACCAAAGGAAAAAATGGCTCAGGAATCGGACTCTACTTGATTCATAGCATTATAGAGAAAGCAGATGGTCATATTAAAGTGGAGTCAACCCCTGGTGAAGGGACGTTATTCCAACTTACTTTTCCAATGAATGGAGGGAACAATCATGAAGGAACCGATTAA
- a CDS encoding SDR family oxidoreductase: MNLFLTGSTGFLGGRLIKNLLQNKVNEVYILVRNVEKAERLRDSFEADEQKRIHIFQGDITIPNAGLSRDDLEWLTGKIDAVYHLAALVKFDLELRDELFAANYDGTKHILELASLLEVKKFYYVSTAYTVGKLNKGIEELYPTNGEFHNPYEESKVKSEHLVFSYRDKMDVSIFRPAIIVGDSKTGEADSQFTLYGFMRALGVFKRKTARRKGEERTYRLVAAKNGTSNLVPVDYVADILSLAPEKAQANKIYHITNPNPPENIELLKMLKEALQFENLSVVENTGEYELDEEEVKLNTLIDVFKVYLAGALTFDDRNTQDLMKGTGVSHLDMSNETIEMIIRMGCEPNGGKVTV; this comes from the coding sequence TTGAATTTATTTTTAACGGGATCGACAGGTTTCCTTGGTGGAAGGCTCATCAAGAACCTTTTACAAAATAAAGTGAACGAAGTCTATATTTTAGTGAGAAATGTAGAGAAGGCTGAAAGATTAAGAGATTCCTTTGAAGCGGATGAGCAAAAGAGAATTCACATATTTCAAGGGGACATTACCATTCCCAATGCCGGCCTGAGCAGGGATGACCTTGAATGGTTAACGGGAAAAATTGATGCGGTTTATCACCTCGCTGCCCTGGTAAAGTTTGATTTGGAATTGCGTGATGAATTGTTTGCTGCTAATTACGATGGGACCAAGCATATCCTTGAATTGGCTTCACTTCTAGAAGTGAAGAAGTTTTATTATGTGAGTACGGCTTACACGGTCGGGAAGCTGAATAAAGGGATTGAAGAGCTCTATCCAACAAATGGAGAGTTCCATAATCCATATGAGGAGAGCAAAGTGAAATCGGAGCATCTTGTTTTTTCTTATCGAGACAAAATGGATGTGTCCATTTTCCGCCCGGCTATTATTGTAGGAGATTCTAAAACGGGGGAAGCGGACTCTCAATTCACACTGTACGGATTCATGCGTGCTCTCGGGGTGTTCAAGCGTAAGACGGCAAGGCGCAAGGGAGAAGAGCGGACCTACAGACTGGTTGCTGCGAAAAACGGTACTTCCAATCTTGTTCCAGTGGATTATGTTGCGGACATTCTAAGCCTGGCTCCAGAAAAAGCCCAAGCGAACAAAATCTATCATATTACGAATCCGAATCCTCCTGAGAACATCGAGCTTTTGAAGATGTTAAAAGAAGCTCTTCAATTTGAGAACTTATCGGTCGTTGAAAACACGGGTGAGTATGAGTTAGATGAAGAGGAAGTAAAGCTTAATACCTTGATTGATGTGTTCAAGGTGTATCTGGCAGGGGCGTTGACGTTTGATGATCGCAATACTCAAGACCTGATGAAAGGTACCGGGGTGTCCCATTTGGATATGTCGAATGAGACGATTGAGATGATCATACGGATGGGTTGCGAGCCTAACGGTGGGAAAGTTACGGTATAA
- a CDS encoding response regulator has product MKEPINVLLIEDDPMVQEVNRMFIERVPGFTVCAIAGNGQEGAEKVSFYQPDLVLLDNFMPKQNGLETLQAFRQQDTDVDVIVISAAQDKETIKMMMRLGVFDYIIKPFKFERLKQALEKYQMFKHRMTGEGPVGQQELDQLQGVPSPIEPQEKKEELPKGLNQQTLQQIIQFIKDQKSPLSAEETAEGIGIARVTARRYLDYLQKSGQVQITIEYGGIGRPINRYQWQ; this is encoded by the coding sequence ATGAAGGAACCGATTAACGTATTACTTATTGAAGACGATCCCATGGTTCAGGAAGTCAATCGAATGTTCATAGAACGTGTACCGGGCTTTACAGTGTGTGCCATTGCGGGAAATGGACAGGAAGGTGCGGAGAAGGTTTCTTTCTATCAGCCTGACCTTGTCCTTCTGGATAACTTTATGCCTAAACAAAATGGTCTTGAAACCTTACAAGCTTTCCGGCAGCAGGATACAGACGTGGATGTAATTGTCATATCTGCTGCACAGGATAAAGAAACCATCAAGATGATGATGAGATTAGGAGTATTCGATTACATCATTAAGCCTTTCAAGTTTGAACGATTGAAACAAGCTCTTGAGAAATACCAAATGTTCAAACACCGAATGACAGGAGAGGGACCCGTGGGACAGCAGGAATTAGATCAGCTTCAGGGTGTTCCCTCCCCCATTGAACCACAGGAAAAGAAAGAAGAATTACCAAAAGGATTGAACCAGCAAACGTTACAGCAGATCATTCAATTTATAAAAGACCAAAAAAGCCCCTTATCAGCAGAAGAAACCGCTGAAGGAATCGGCATCGCCCGTGTAACAGCCCGAAGATATTTAGACTATTTACAGAAATCAGGCCAGGTTCAAATCACGATCGAGTACGGTGGAATTGGGCGTCCAATCAATCGATATCAATGGCAGTAA